Proteins encoded by one window of Lathyrus oleraceus cultivar Zhongwan6 chromosome 1, CAAS_Psat_ZW6_1.0, whole genome shotgun sequence:
- the LOC127118271 gene encoding pentatricopeptide repeat-containing protein At3g14580, mitochondrial yields MFSRTRSLLPSLTSLHKSPNPSSSLFSSSSQPPITNTNNKDNIIISRFHHKDWLTSKQATTLINSLTNPSTALTLFNLYSSRKDYNPTQPFCISLITKLVQARQFSPIDTLLKSLPQQQRHRFTQDFFFHLIKLYAHQAHRIDKAVETLFMMPNFGSWPTSKTFNFVLNLLVNNKLHDAVFNLYSSASKLGFQIDACCLNIMIKGLCKQGKIKAAFKVFDEFPKLGIQRNERTFCTLMHGLCEKGDVDEAFELLERMKKEKVCVDVMVFNVLICGLRRKGRVDEAKEVLEDVMTRNGCYPNESSYQHVLYGLIDLKRFGEAKRVLEKMVLKGFLPSFDSFKGLVLGFCKEGLVEEVDWGVKGMVRMGFVPRMGIWRQIVNCVVVYRDVGRSFDRILDVDYD; encoded by the coding sequence ATGTTTTCCAGAACCCGTTCTCTCCTTCCTTCTCTAACATCCCTCCACAAATCCCCAAACCCATCATCATcactcttttcttcttcttcacaaCCCCCAatcacaaacacaaacaacaaagACAACATCATTATATCCAGATTCCACCACAAAGACTGGTTAACCTCAAAACAAGCAACAACCTTAATCAACTCCTTAACTAACCCTTCCACCGCCCTAACTCTCTTCAACCTCTACTCATCCCGCAAAGACTACAACCCAACTCAACCCTTCTGCATTTCCCTCATCACCAAACTAGTTCAAGCACGTCAATTCTCCCCAATCGACACCCTTCTCAAATCACTCCCACAACAACAACGACACCGTTTCACCCAAGATTTCTTCTTCCATCTCATCAAACTCTACGCTCATCAAGCCCACAGAATCGATAAAGCCGTCGAAACACTCTTCATGATGCCCAATTTCGGTTCATGGCCAACCTCTAAAACATTCAACTTCGTTCTTAATCTCTTGGTCAATAACAAACTACACGACGCCGTTTTCAATCTTTATTCTTCGGCTTCCAAGTTAGGATTCCAAATCGATGCTTGTTGTCTTAATATTATGATTAAAGGGTTGTGCAAACAAGGCAAGATAAAAGCTGCGTTTAAGGTGTTCGACGAATTTCCTAAACTGGGGATTCAACGAAATGAGAGAACTTTTTGTACGTTAATGCATGGGTTATGCGAGAAAGGGGATGTGGATGAGGCTTTTGAGTTGTTGGAGAGGATGAAAAAGGAAAAGGTTTGTGTTGATGTTATGGTTTTCAATGTTTTGATTTGTGGGTTGAGGAGAAAAGGGAGAGTGGACGAAGCCAAAGAGGTTTTGGAAGATGTCATGACGAGGAATGGGTGTTACCCTAATGAGAGTTCTTATCAACATGTTTTGTATGGGTTGATTGATTTGAAGAGATTTGGTGAAGCTAAAAGGGTCCTTGAAAAGATGGTTTTGAAGGGTTTTCTTCCTAGTTTTGATTCGTTTAAAGGTTTGGTTTTAGGGTTTTGTAAAGAGGGATTGGTTGAGGAAGTTGATTGGGGTGTCAAGGGTATGGTTAGGATGGGTTTTGTTCCTAGGATGGGGATATGGAGACAGATTGTTAACTGTGTTGTTGTTTATAGAGATGTTGGTCGTTCTTTTGATAGGATTTTGGATGTTGATTATGATTGA
- the LOC127118185 gene encoding pentatricopeptide repeat-containing protein At1g53600, mitochondrial produces MKQYARNIHQGITNAKSNLTHYTNFTLNQTNPAKATNFVTHCNVKISENGRNGNVKAAETIFHRMSHKNIVTWTAMLTVYAQNGQIANARKLFDEMPERTTASYNAMVSAYIHNGCNVTKAYELFASTRDKNAVSYAAMITGFVKARKFDLAEKLYLEAPREFRDPVCSNALISGYLKIGETNEALRVFENVRESERDVVSWSAVVGGLCRDGKVGYARILFDRMPERNVVSWSAMIDGYMEKGLFENGFCLFLDMRREGVVEVNSTAMTIMIKGCGNCGRVKEGMQIHGLVSRLGFEFNSVLSNSIITMYSLFGCTDMSKKVFCAMANKELVAWNSLISGYVYNNDVDAAYGVFERMPEKDLISWTAMIRGFAKDGRIGKAIELFNMLKQKDDFVWTVILSGFVSNEEYEEALRWYVRMNQEGCRPNPVTISSAFASSAALAALNEGLQIHSHVLKMNLEHDLSIQNSLISFYAKCGNVTDAYKIFIDVDEPNVVSYNSVINGFAQNGFGEEALNIYKRMQNESLEPNRVTFLAVLSACTHAGLIEEGRNLFNTMKSRYRIDPEADHYACMVDLLGRAGLLDEAIDLIRSMPLKPHSGVWGALLAASKAHLRLDLAKLAAQHITEQEPANATPYVVLSNMYSASGQKIEGDLVRKTKNLKGIKKSPGCSWITIKDKVHLFLAGDQSHMNIEEIKAIILTIDKGMQWLYYCGF; encoded by the coding sequence ATGAAACAATACGCCAGAAACATCCACCAAGGTATCACCAATGCCAAATCAAACCTCACACACTACACTAACTTTACTCTAAATCAAACCAATCCTGCAAAAGCTACCAACTTTGTCACACACTGTAACGTCAAGATTTCAGAAAATGGTCGAAACGGCAACGTTAAAGCAGCAGAAACAATATTCCACAGAATGTCCCATAAGAACATTGTCACTTGGACAGCCATGCTCACTGTTTATGCCCAAAATGGTCAAATCGCAAACGCCCGCAAATTGTTCGACGAAATGCCTGAACGGACAACAGCTTCTTATAATGCTATGGTCTCTGCTTACATTCACAATGGTTGTAATGTCACCAAAGCTTATGAGCTTTTTGCCTCCACTCGCGACAAAAATGCGGTGTCATACGCTGCCATGATAACGGGTTTTGTTAAGGCTAGGAAGTTCGATTTGGCTGAAAAACTCTACCTTGAAGCTCCACGTGAGTTTCGTGACCCAGTTTGTTCCAATGCTTTGATAAGTGGGTATTTGAAAATCGGTGAAACAAATGAAGCTTTGAGGGTTTTTGAGAATGTGAGGGAGAGTGAGAGGGACGTGGTTTCTTGGAGTGCTGTGGTTGGTGGTTTGTGTAGAGATGGGAAGGTTGGTTATGCTAGGATATTGTTTGATAGAATGCCAGAGAGAAATGTGGTTTCTTGGAGTGCAATGATTGATGGGTATATGGAGAAAGGTTTGTTTGAAAATGGGTTTTGTTTGTTTTTGGATATGAGAAGGGAAGGTGTTGTTGAGGTTAATTCAACTGCCATGACTATAATGATTAAAGGGTGTGGAAATTGTGGCAGGGTGAAAGAGGGAATGCAGATTCATGGGTTGGTTTCAAGATTGGGATTTGAGTTTAATAGTGTTTTGAGTAATTCCATAATTACTATGTATTCCTTGTTTGGTTGCACTGACATGTCAAAGAAAGTGTTTTGTGCTATGGCTAATAAAGAATTAGTTGCATGGAATTCTTTGATTTCTGGATATGTTTATAACAATGATGTGGATGCAGCTTATGGGGTTTTTGAGAGGATGCCAGAGAAGGATTTGATTTCTTGGACAGCCATGATCAGGGGATTTGCAAAGGATGGAAGAATTGGAAAGGCCATTGAACTGTTTAATATGTTGAAACAGAAAGATGATTTTGTATGGACAGTTATTTTATCTGGTTTTGTGAGTAATGAGGAGTACGAGGAGGCTTTGCGTTGGTATGTTCGGATGAATCAGGAAGGGTGCAGGCCAAATCCTGTAACTATTAGTAGTGCTTTTGCTTCTTCGGCTGCTTTGGCGGCACTGAATGAAGGGCTTCAGATTCATTCCCATGTTCTGAAGATGAACCTGGAACATGATCTTTCGATACAAAATTCTCTTATATCATTCTATGCCAAGTGTGGAAACGTAACCGATGCCTACAAGATCTTCATAGACGTCGATGAACCAAATGTTGTCTCTTATAACTCAGTTATCAATGGCTTTGCACAAAATGGCTTTGGCGAAGAAGCTCTCAATATTTATAAAAGAATGCAGAATGAAAGCCTTGAACCTAACCGTGTTACTTTCCTTGCGGTTCTTTCAGCATGTACTCATGCAGGACTGATTGAAGAGGGACGGAATTTATTTAACACCATGAAATCTCGTTACCGAATTGACCCAGAAGCTGATCATTACGCTTGCATGGTTGATCTACTCGGGCGTGCTGGTTTGCTTGACGAAGCTATTGATTTAATCCGTTCGATGCCGTTAAAGCCTCATTCTGGTGTTTGGGGGGCTCTTCTTGCTGCAAGCAAGGCTCACCTACGTCTTGACCTTGCTAAGCTTGCAGCTCAACATATTACCGAGCAGGAGCCTGCAAATGCGACACCTTACGTGGTATTATCTAACATGTATTCGGCTTCTGGACAAAAGATTGAGGGCGACTTAGTAAGAAAGACCAAGAATTTAAAAGGAATAAAAAAAAGTCCAGGTTGTAGTTGGATTACTATTAAAGATAAGGTTCATCTGTTTCTTGCAGGGGATCAATCACACATGAATATTGAAGAGATAAAAGCAATAATATTGACTATAGATAAAGGGATGCAGTGGTTGTATTATTGTGGGTTCTGA